The following are encoded together in the Cicer arietinum cultivar CDC Frontier isolate Library 1 chromosome 2, Cicar.CDCFrontier_v2.0, whole genome shotgun sequence genome:
- the LOC113785541 gene encoding uncharacterized protein isoform X1, with protein sequence MNNQGRSEGSNEKHANTHDVEEQSPTRPVNYAPNSELRATIETRVQIALERQRTGQPLTFEDVMALDYEDALRHLRLQQQNQSQNDQQKQEEDNKNNNNSNNNN encoded by the exons ATGAATAACCAAG GTCGAAGTGAAGGAAGTAATGAGAAGCATGCAAACACACATGATGTTGAAGAACAATCTCCTACAAGGCCAGTGAATTATGCTCCTAATTCAGAACTAAGAGCAACAATAGAAACTCGG GTTCAAATTGCTTTGGAGCGTCAGCGCACCGGTCAACCTCTGACTTTCGAG GATGTCATGGCCCTCGACTACGAAGATGCTTTACGTCATCTTCGacttcaacaacaaaatcaaaGCCAAAATGATCAG CAGAAACAAGAAGAAGACAACAAGAATAACAACaatagcaacaacaacaattga
- the LOC113785541 gene encoding uncharacterized protein isoform X2 encodes MNNQGRSEGSNEKHANTHDVEEQSPTRPVNYAPNSELRATIETRVQIALERQRTGQPLTFEDVMALDYEDALRHLRLQQQNQSQNDQKQEEDNKNNNNSNNNN; translated from the exons ATGAATAACCAAG GTCGAAGTGAAGGAAGTAATGAGAAGCATGCAAACACACATGATGTTGAAGAACAATCTCCTACAAGGCCAGTGAATTATGCTCCTAATTCAGAACTAAGAGCAACAATAGAAACTCGG GTTCAAATTGCTTTGGAGCGTCAGCGCACCGGTCAACCTCTGACTTTCGAG GATGTCATGGCCCTCGACTACGAAGATGCTTTACGTCATCTTCGacttcaacaacaaaatcaaaGCCAAAATGATCAG AAACAAGAAGAAGACAACAAGAATAACAACaatagcaacaacaacaattga
- the LOC105851629 gene encoding uncharacterized protein, with translation MNSQGGGNNHANSEDFEEQAPLVEPTVYAPDPELRSVIETRIQIALERQRLGQPLTFEDVMALDYEDALRHLNQQNQRQHEQQPQPQLEEEQIDNPILREEEIMNNIGREYFEPIDAESVQNMELCSICQVNYDIGDEIGRLDCAHKYHMSCITQWILRENRCPLCNRMGLYFN, from the exons ATGAATAGCCAAG GAGGTGGTAACAACCATGCAAACTCAGAAGATTTTGAAGAACAAGCCCCTCTTGTAGAGCCAACAGTTTATGCTCCTGATCCAGAACTAAGATCAGTGATAGAGACTCGG ATTCAAATTGCTCTAGAACGTCAACGATTGGGACAACCTTTAACATTTGAg GATGTAATGGCCCTCGATTATGAAGATGCGTTACGTCATCTTAACCAACAAAATCAACGCCAACATGAG CAACAACCACAACCACAACTAGAAGAAGAACAGATAGACAATCCAATATTGAGAGAAGAAGAAATTATGAACAATATTGGACGAGAATATTTTGAGCCTATCGATGCTGAGAGTGTGCAAAATATGGAATTATGTAGCATTTGTCAG GTGAACTATGACATTGGTGACGAAATTGGAAGATTAGACTGTGCACATAAATATCACATGAGTTGCATCACACAATGGATCCTAAGAGAGAACAGATGCCCTCTTTGCAATCGAATGggattatattttaattaa